The Dissulfurirhabdus thermomarina DNA window GGTCCCTGGCGGCCCTGGCGGCGGCGTGGCCGGGTCCGGGGCCCGGCCCCCGGGTGGCCCTGGCCGCCCCCACCGGGAAGGCGGCGGCCCGGCTCGGGGAGGCCGCCGCGGCCCTGGCCCGGGAGCTCCCCCCGGAGGGGCGGGCGGCGCTCCCGGCCGCGGGGATCACCATCCACCGGCTGCTCGGCCCGCTCCCCGGCGGGACCCGCTTCCGCCACGGGCCGGAGCGGCCCCTCCCCCACGACGTGGTGGTGGTGGACGAGGCCTCCATGGTGGATCTTCCCCTCATGGCGAAGCTGGCCGCCGCGCTGGGGCCCGGGGCGCGGTTGGTCCTCCTCGGCGACCGGGACCAGCTGGCCTCCGTGGAGGCCGGGGCGGTCCTCGCCGACGTCTGCGACGCCGCGGCCGGCCCCCTCTCCGGGGCCGTGGTGGTCCTGGAACGGAGCCACCGGTTCGAGGCCCGGGGCGGGATCGGCGCCGTGAGCCGGGCGGTCCGCGACGGCGACGGCGACGCCGCGGTGCGGCTCCTGTCCGGGGCGGCCGGGGAGGCAGCGGTGCTCCGCCCCCTTCCGCCGCCCGGGCGGTTCGAGGCGGCGCTCTTCGACGCGGTGGAGGCGCGGTTCCGGGCGGTGGCGGCGGCCGGGGGGCCGGGGGAGGCACTGGAGCGGCTTTCGGCCTTCCGGGTCCTCTGCGCCCTCCGCCGGGGGTCCGCCGGGGCCGAGGCGGTGAACGCGCTCGTCGCCCGGCGGCTCTCGGGCCGGTCCGGCCCGGCCGGCGGCCCCGCGTGGTTTCGTGGGCTCCCGGTGCTGGTCACCCGGAACGACCCGGTCACCGGGCTCTGGAACGGCGACGTGGGGGTCTTCTGGCCCGACCCGGAGGCCGGGGGTGAGTTCCGGGTCTTCTTCGAGGGCGGGGAGGGCGGTCTCCGGCGGTTTCCGCCCTCGCGGCTTCCGGCCCACGAGCCGGCCTTCGCCCTCACCGTCCACAAGAGCCAGGGGTCCGAATTCGACGAGGTGCTCCTGGTCCTCTCCCACGGCCCCTCGGAGGTCCTCACCCGGGAGCTCCTCTACACCGGGCTCACCCGCGCCCGCCGCCGGGTGGCGGTCTGGTCCGATCCCGGCCTCGTCCGGGCGGCGGCCGCCCGCCCGACCCGCCGGGCCTCGGGCCTCGCCGACGCCCTCCGCCGGGGGGCGGCCGGCGGGGCGTGACGGGATTCACGGGGTTTTCGACGTTCCATGTGGATCGAGCCAAGCTGGCAACCCCTCGATATACCCCGAGTATATTTGTCGTCGCCTCGCATCTGGCCCGTTCTTGAACGTCCATGGATCCGGAAAGCAAGTAGCTACCTCGGACGGAAGACGGTCCTCCGGCCCATTGCCGTCCCCCGCCCTCTGTGGCGCTGAAGGCGTCGATGGCGGGGCCGGAAGGAGCGCGACGAAACTGTCCGAGCCCCGCGAAGCGGGGCGAGTTCTCGTCGCGCCCGGCCCGCCGAGACGCCGGGGGAACCCCGCCCGCCGCAGGCGAGGGCGGCTCCGTGCTCCCGCTGCGGCCCCGATCCGCGGCCTGTTTCGTGCGAATTCGGACTCCGGAGAATCGAACCCGCAAGGAACGTCGAGAGCCGATTCACTTCCCCCGGAGATCTTCCCGGGGGCTTGACAGCAGTCAAACCGGTTTGCTAGAGATGGAATGAATCGCTATTCAGCCGGGAGGAAGGGGACTTCGATGAGGACAGAAAAGGGCAGGCACAAGGTCTTTCTCGCTTTCGTATTCTCACTCGTTCTTCATTTTCCTGTGGCGCAGGCCATGGCCGCCGCGGCGGTCCTCCAGGATGCCGACTGCGTGAAATGCCACGACGAGCAGCCGGCCACGGTGGCGGCCAAGGGTGAAAAGCACCGGGCGGTGGGGTGCCGGGGCTGTCACCGGGAGCATCCTCCGAAGGGGGAGGACACCATCCCCGAGTGTTCCCGGTGCCACAAGGGGAAGGCCCACTTCGAACTCAAGGGGTGCCTTTCCTGCCACCGGGATCCGCACAAGCCCCTCGACATCACCTTCGGCGACAACGTCACCGAGGCCTGCGTGACCTGCCACGCCAAGGAGGGGGCGACGCTCCACGGGAACAAGAGCGCCCACAGCGAGCAGGCCTGCAGCTTCTGCCACGAGAAGCACGGCCAGATCCCGGAGTGTTTCAAGTGCCACGAGGCCCACGTGGAGGGGCAGCAGGTCAAGGACTGCCTCGGCTGCCACCCGGCGCACTCGCCCCTGGTGATCCGCTATCCCAACGAGACGCCCACCGCCTACTGCGCGCCGTGCCACGAGGAAGAGGCCGAGCTGCTGAAGAACACCAAGACCAAGCACGGCCAGTTCACCTGCGCCTTCTGCCACCGGGGGGTCCACCCGGTGGTGCCGCAGTGCGAGACCTGCCACGGGAAGCCCCATCCCCCCGCGCAGCACAAGATGATCCCGCGGTGCCTCGACTGCCACATGGACCCGCACAACCTGGTCAAGTAACCGAGAACCGGCGCGCGGCGCCGACACGAAGGGAAGGGAAGAGGGCATGAGACGAGAAATCGGCAAGACGGTCACGGTGGTGTTCTTGGCGGCGGCCGGCCTGGTGCTGGCCGGGACGGGGTGCGTGGAGCAGCAGCGGGTCGCCCCGGCCCGGCAGGAGGCCGCCGTCCAGGCGAAGGCGAAGGGGGGGAGCCCCTACGACGTGGAAGTCCAGCCCCTGGAGACGGCCGAGTGCGCCCGGTGCCACATCTCCCAGTTCCGGCGGGTGCAGAAGGAGGGCGGAAAGCACCGGGCCCTCGAGTGCTCGGAGTGCCACGAGCAGTTCCACGCCTACAACCCGCGGAAGCGGAACTACGCCGCCATCATGCCGAAGTGCGGCGCCTGCCACGACCAGCCCCACGGGCCGGCGAAGGCGGTGCAGCAGTGCCTTGCGTGTCACCAGGATCCCCACCGCCCGGTGGCCTCCCTGCCCGATCCCGCCAAGCTGGAGCGGCAGTGCCGGATCTGCCACGAGGCGATACCGAAGGCCATGAAGGCGGCGCCCAGCGCCCACCGCGACCAGCCCTGCTCCGACTGCCACTCCGACCGCCACGGGCGAAAGCCCGACTGCAGCGAGTGCCACGAGTCCCACAGCCCCGACGCCAAGCTGGACACCGCCGGGTGCCTCTCCTGCCACCCGGTCCACACCCCGCTCAAGGTCACCTACGGCGCCGACACCCCCAAGGTCATCTGCGCCGGCTGCCACGAGAAACCCTTCGAGCAACTGAAGGCCAAGGTGACCAAGCACTCCGCCTTCACCTGCGCGAAGTGCCACCCCCGGCACGGGCAGATCAAGCGGTGCCAGGAGTGCCACGGCGAGACCCCCCACAACCCGTCCATCCACAAGAAGTACCCGAAGTGCGGCAGGTGCCACAACATCGCCCACAACCTGGCCAAGTAGCCGCTTTTCGGGCGGGCACGGAGACCACGGAGGGCGCGGCCCCGGAGCGGGGCCGCGCCCTCCGCGCGTTCGATGGGGCGGCGTGCCGGGCTACCGGGAGGGGACCGCCTGGAAGTTCGCCTTTTCCTCCTCGGCCCCCTTGGGGGCGGGCGAGGTGGCGCCGGCGGCCGGCTCGGCCGGGGGGTGGACCTCCAGGACCTGGACGCGGTGGTTGAAGAGGTCCGCCACCAGGACGCGGCCTTCATCGTCCACCGCCACGTCCGTGGGGAAGTTGAACCACCCGGGTCCCCAGCCCTTGCCGCCGAACTCGAAGAGGTAGCGGCCGGAGAGGTCGTAGGCGAGGACCGTGTGGCGCATGTAGTCCACCACGTAGATCCGGCCCCGGGCCTCATCCAGGGCGAGGCCCCTGGGGCGGCTCATCTTGCCGGAGGAGCCGCCCTTCTGGCCGAACGAGAAGAGGAATTCCTCCTTCGCGTCGTACACGTAGACCTTGCTGGTCTCCTCGCTGAGGAGGTAGAGGCGGCTGGCGCCGTCGATGGCCACGTCGCGCACCAGGACGGGCCGCTCGCCGCTGCCCGGCGGGGTGTCCCTGGGGGTCAGCCGGTGGAGCAGGCGGCCCTCCGGCGACAGGACCAGGACGCCGACGCTGTTCTGACCGGCCACGTAGAGGCGGCCGTCCCTGGCCACGGCGAGGTGCTCCGGCAGGAAGGAGGCGGCGTCGGGGAGATCCCGGAGGGGGATTTCCCGCACCGGGAAGAAGGCGGCGTCCAGGACGGCGATCCGTGCCGGGGTCCCGGGTCCCGCCGGTCCCTGGGCCACGTAGAGCCGCCCGTCGGGCCCCAGGGCGAAGCCGGAGACGTGGTCGAGGCCCCGGCCGGCCCCCACGGAGACCCGCGGGAAGAAGTTCCGGTCGTAGACCACGACCCGGCCCCGGCTGGCGCTGAGGACGTAGGTTTCCCCCGTGTCCGGGGCGTAGGCCACGCCCCCGGGGAAGCCGATGGGCGCGCCCGAGTCGTCCACCTTCAGCTCGGCCACGGCCTTCACTGTCACGCCGCCGGCCAGGGCGGGGGGGGCGGAGAGGATCATCATCAAAACCGTCATGAACTTGGCCATCGCTGCATGCTTCACGATAACCTCCTGTAATCAAAGAATATTTACAACAAGGCCAGCTTTCAATTTAGTCAGAATAACGACACTATGGGTCGGTTCCGGTCGCCTGGCTGATTTATAGCGCGTTTTGGCGAAAAAGTCGCATCGGATTATTGACATCCGAGCGTATCGGGTATAGAAAAAAAGTAAAGGGCAATAAAGGGAAATTTTGGTTAAATATAAATATATTTGCATTTTTTAAGGCTTCGGCCGTCATGAAACGGGACATTCCCGTTCCCCTGGGGGGAAGCGGGGGTTGGGCCTTCTTGCCATGGGGAGGCGGGGGCCCGAGATCACCACAACAATAAGGAGGTTCTGCGATGAGGAGTTCGAGAATCGAGTTGTTCGGAGCGGCGGTGCTCTTCGGGGCGTTTCTGGCGTTCTCCGTCCTGGGTGCCCCCGGGGTCGCCGTGGCCAAGGTCCAGGGGCAGTGCGCCCAGTGTCACACCATGCACAACAGCCAGAACGGCCAGAGCATCGTGAGTACCCCCAACGGGGCCCTGATCGCCACGGAAAACGGCTGCATCGGCTGCCATACCGGCACCAACACCGGCGCCAACAACATCCCCTACATCCTGTCCACCTCTACGCCCAACTACGGCGCGACCGGCACCACGGGTGACACCCTGGCGGGCGGCAATTTCTACTTCGTGGCCACCGCCGGAAACGCCACCGACGCCGCCGGGCACAACGTGGCGGGGCTGGCGGCTTCCGATGCCCAGCTGGGACTGACCCCGCCGGGCGGGCAGGCCCTTTTGAGCCAGCTCACCTGCGCCGGCGTCAACGGCTGCCACGGCGACCGCACGAAGGCCGACGATTTCACCGCCGTCTCCGGCGCCCACCACGGCGACGACAGCGTGCTCGACGGTTCCACCGTGGCCCAGAGCTACCGCTTCCTGCTCGGCGTCACCGGCATCGAGGACTCGGACTGGGAGTACCAGCCCACGGTGACGGCCCACAACCAGTACAACGGGTATGACCGCGCCCAGGAGGCCGACGTCGACAACTCCACCATCAGCGCCCTCTGCGCCAAGTGTCACGGCGATTTCCACAGCGGCGCCGGCGACCTCGGGCCTTCCGACGACGGGAGCATGCAGTCCGCCTGGATCCGCCATCCCACCGACTTCGACATGGGGAACGTGAAGAACAAGGAGTACGGCGCCTACAACGGCGGCAACAGCACCGCGGCGCCCTACAGCGTGGTGGCCCCGGTGGGGAGCGACCTCGACACGGTGCCCGGCGTGCAGCAGACGGTCTTCGACGAGGCGGACGATGCCATCGTGATGTGCCTGTCGTGCCACCGGGCCCACGCCACCCCCTACGCGGATGCCCTGCGGTGGGACTACAGCGCCATGGTGGCGGGCAGCGGCGCGGGTAACGTCGGCTGCTTCATCTGCCACACCACCAAGGACTAAGACCTAGTCGACCCAACCCTACCGATCCCTGATCCGGCCCCCCTCCGCCCCGCCCGGGGCGGAGGGGAGGTTCGGGTGGGTATGAGGACATGCACCGGCGGCGGCCGCCGGGCACTGGGGAGCACGGGGTGATGAACGGATCCTGGAGCCGGATCATCGGGGCGGTCGGCGGCGCGGCGGCGGCCGTGGCCTTCCTGGCCGCCGGCACGGCCCTGGCCCGGGTGACCGGGCCCTGTGCCAACTGCCACACCATGCACAACAGCCAGGACGGCGGACCGGTGGCCGCCGGCGGGCCGTACGCTTACCTCACCACCGACGACTGCGTCGGCTGCCACACCAACCCCAGCGGGGGGGAGACCGTGCTGGATCTCGGCGGGGGTACCCTGGTCCCCGTCGTGAACACGGCGGCCCCGCCGGTGACCCCCCTGGCGGCGGGGAACTTCTACTGGGTGCGGGGCGGCAACGACACCAAGGGACACAACTGTCTCACCGTGCCGGGCATCACCCAGGACCAGTTCCTGGCCAAGGCGCCGGGCACCAGCCGGGGGGGGCCGCAATGCATGGCCTGTCACGGGCGGATCTCCAACTGCGAGAGCTGCCACACGCCCCGCCACCACGCCGACGACTCAGGTTCCGGGCCGGTGGGGGAGGCCGGCGGCTGGTACCGCTTCCTCAACTCGAGCGCCCATGGCCAGAGCGACACCGGCGTCATCGGGATCGAGGACGCCGACTGGGAGCACACCGTCTCCGCCGCCGACCACAACGAGTATCGGGGGACGACGAACGCCTATGGAATCGACGACAATTCCATGAGCAACTACTGCGGGGGATGCCACGACCAGTTCCACGGGATCCTGTGGACGGACGGCTCCAACCCGGACAACCATTCGCCCTGGTTCCTGCACCCCACGCACCTGGCGTTGGCCGACACGGACCCCGGCAAGGAGTACCACTTCTACAACACGGCCAACGGCACCGCCCCGGGGCCGTACAATCCCCTCGTGCCGGTGGCCAGGGACCCGGGGCGCCTCGCCGGCATGACCGGGCCGGACGCCCAGGTGTACGTGGCGGCGG harbors:
- the recD gene encoding exodeoxyribonuclease V subunit alpha, which translates into the protein MTDGMPRERDGRPDGDLAVLFARFAAERSGGAREVELAAWLLGRAVAAGDVCLDLRAAAEGAVDLPPGAGGPPPDLETWTRILARSPVVGAPGAASPLVLDAAGRLYLHRYWQYEDLLARRLLELAAARAEVDEGRLAGALTDLFPGGGSDPAQRRAAEAVARRRLAVVTGGPGTGKTTTAVRSLAALAAAWPGPGPGPRVALAAPTGKAAARLGEAAAALARELPPEGRAALPAAGITIHRLLGPLPGGTRFRHGPERPLPHDVVVVDEASMVDLPLMAKLAAALGPGARLVLLGDRDQLASVEAGAVLADVCDAAAGPLSGAVVVLERSHRFEARGGIGAVSRAVRDGDGDAAVRLLSGAAGEAAVLRPLPPPGRFEAALFDAVEARFRAVAAAGGPGEALERLSAFRVLCALRRGSAGAEAVNALVARRLSGRSGPAGGPAWFRGLPVLVTRNDPVTGLWNGDVGVFWPDPEAGGEFRVFFEGGEGGLRRFPPSRLPAHEPAFALTVHKSQGSEFDEVLLVLSHGPSEVLTRELLYTGLTRARRRVAVWSDPGLVRAAAARPTRRASGLADALRRGAAGGA
- a CDS encoding cytochrome C; this encodes MAQAMAAAAVLQDADCVKCHDEQPATVAAKGEKHRAVGCRGCHREHPPKGEDTIPECSRCHKGKAHFELKGCLSCHRDPHKPLDITFGDNVTEACVTCHAKEGATLHGNKSAHSEQACSFCHEKHGQIPECFKCHEAHVEGQQVKDCLGCHPAHSPLVIRYPNETPTAYCAPCHEEEAELLKNTKTKHGQFTCAFCHRGVHPVVPQCETCHGKPHPPAQHKMIPRCLDCHMDPHNLVK
- a CDS encoding NHL repeat-containing protein, which translates into the protein MKHAAMAKFMTVLMMILSAPPALAGGVTVKAVAELKVDDSGAPIGFPGGVAYAPDTGETYVLSASRGRVVVYDRNFFPRVSVGAGRGLDHVSGFALGPDGRLYVAQGPAGPGTPARIAVLDAAFFPVREIPLRDLPDAASFLPEHLAVARDGRLYVAGQNSVGVLVLSPEGRLLHRLTPRDTPPGSGERPVLVRDVAIDGASRLYLLSEETSKVYVYDAKEEFLFSFGQKGGSSGKMSRPRGLALDEARGRIYVVDYMRHTVLAYDLSGRYLFEFGGKGWGPGWFNFPTDVAVDDEGRVLVADLFNHRVQVLEVHPPAEPAAGATSPAPKGAEEEKANFQAVPSR
- a CDS encoding cytochrome c3 family protein, producing MRSSRIELFGAAVLFGAFLAFSVLGAPGVAVAKVQGQCAQCHTMHNSQNGQSIVSTPNGALIATENGCIGCHTGTNTGANNIPYILSTSTPNYGATGTTGDTLAGGNFYFVATAGNATDAAGHNVAGLAASDAQLGLTPPGGQALLSQLTCAGVNGCHGDRTKADDFTAVSGAHHGDDSVLDGSTVAQSYRFLLGVTGIEDSDWEYQPTVTAHNQYNGYDRAQEADVDNSTISALCAKCHGDFHSGAGDLGPSDDGSMQSAWIRHPTDFDMGNVKNKEYGAYNGGNSTAAPYSVVAPVGSDLDTVPGVQQTVFDEADDAIVMCLSCHRAHATPYADALRWDYSAMVAGSGAGNVGCFICHTTKD
- a CDS encoding cytochrome c3 family protein; translation: MNGSWSRIIGAVGGAAAAVAFLAAGTALARVTGPCANCHTMHNSQDGGPVAAGGPYAYLTTDDCVGCHTNPSGGETVLDLGGGTLVPVVNTAAPPVTPLAAGNFYWVRGGNDTKGHNCLTVPGITQDQFLAKAPGTSRGGPQCMACHGRISNCESCHTPRHHADDSGSGPVGEAGGWYRFLNSSAHGQSDTGVIGIEDADWEHTVSAADHNEYRGTTNAYGIDDNSMSNYCGGCHDQFHGILWTDGSNPDNHSPWFLHPTHLALADTDPGKEYHFYNTANGTAPGPYNPLVPVARDPGRLAGMTGPDAQVYVAAGEAQGDQVMCLSCHRAHGSPYDDMLRWDYQACDAGSPSADCGCFVCHTSKD